TCCAGGCATACAATAATTTAACAATTCATCGGCAACTTCAATTATGTTAAGCCAAGTTATCATCCTACTAAATACTTTTATCTCTGTAAAAGGCGCCAAACCatcataaaaatgattaacGTCTTATTATCAAAGAGAGTAAAGTGCATGTAAATTTACGAAGCTAACACGGATCTTAAGGGTGACTTCTTATTTCACTCACCACATACAAATAATAACAGTCAGAAAGTTATATAAAGGGTTTATTAAAGTTCAGTGAgtattgtaaataataaaggtATCTTTCTGAAATACCATATCAGCAAAGATTGAATTTCACAATATTACACGCTTTGGAAATAAAACTTGGCGCGATATAGTGCAACGCGCCTTGAAAAATGATATAGCGCGACGCGTCGTTAAACGTGACATTCACATAAATACTCATCGATGGTAGCTTAAGTTGGCAAAATGAGTCTTTCTGATTCTCCATCTAAATCTGGTAATACAGGAAAAGATTTAATAAGTAAtaatgaagcaaaaaatcatgaagatgaagaaactCATCAGAAAAAGCGTCGGCGCCGTACCACAGATGCAGAAGCAACACTTCTAGAACAGTATTTCCTGAAAACTCCAAAGCCAAGTCTTATCGAAAGACAAGAATTAagcaagaaattgaaaagtagCATGACACCACGAGAATTGCAAATTtggtttcaaaataaaagacaATCTTTACGCCGGAGCAATTGTTTAAGTCGTAATCGATTGGAAGGGACAGGAGAAAACTCTCTTTTAAGGAGAAAGTCAACATTGACACTCTGCGAAACTTCTACAGGACAGGCGGAACTTTTCTTCCAAAGCTGGCCTTTGCACTCTCAATCTGTCGTAGGCGAAATGATTCATCATGAACAAGATGATTATaataaggaaaataaaCAGCAGAAAGTTGTAGATACCACAAAAGACATTTCAAGGGGATCAAATGGCAACGAGGACTCAGCAGCCCATCAAGAGCTTGAGGAATGTGCCCGCAGTCTCGTAGAGCTACAACAACAATGCAATGATCactaatatttattaagttttgatgaaaaaattctatGAATTTGCTGGAATTTAACGAGCATTATGTGAGATAAAAGAGATTTTTAGGTGTCTTTTGAGCTGTACAACTGACGATTTTGGTTTATTTCTCTAaataatttgtatttatctTCTCAAATAGcttaatgaagaaaattttcgTAATTGAAATCTTTGAGCCTTACTCAGTCTGCAGCCGAAAGCATATCGTTGACAAAATTGTCAGAAGAAAGGATAGTGTCTGTAGTAACTAAAGCTACGGAAAGTATTTCATCTTGGTCTTCCTCAACATTGCAGGTCCTTGCTTCTTCTGTGCTATCTACTGGCGGTGAAGAGCAAAGAAGTTGCGAATCGTCGAGAAGGGAAGACTCACtgtattgtttattttcttcatcgtCAGCAACttgaagtttttgtttgctaTCTTCCAAGTCAGGAAATTTGTGTATGCCATCGaactcattttttcttaagGTTCGAGTGTAAATTAGcttgcattttttgtaCATAAGAAGTTGGAAATGAGATTgttcaaaacttttatcCAAGCTTTCACGAGTTAGTATGCGAGATATTGACCCTGCTATTATATTTGCATTTGACATCGCATTaaacattttctaaaagaaAGTCAGAAGAGAGCTCTTTATGATGTACCGAGACGAAATTCTTCATAAGCTACTCTCAGAATTGAAAGTATCATACCGAATAATAAGAA
This region of Schizosaccharomyces pombe strain 972h- genome assembly, chromosome: II genomic DNA includes:
- the yox1 gene encoding MBF complex corepressor Yox1; the protein is MSLSDSPSKSGNTGKDLISNNEAKNHEDEETHQKKRRRRTTDAEATLLEQYFLKTPKPSLIERQELSKKLKSSMTPRELQIWFQNKRQSLRRSNCLSRNRLEGTGENSLLRRKSTLTLCETSTGQAELFFQSWPLHSQSVVGEMIHHEQDDYNKENKQQKVVDTTKDISRGSNGNEDSAAHQELEECARSLVELQQQCNDH
- the rec6 gene encoding meiotic recombination protein Rec6; the protein is MHRVRSARDGIVLKYHFKEDWDETQNSPIDCIASSRLKFWKRLNFNIYLDPEVSNQNLKLLKTLTLHCDFQSPKKNLTMSKFKAMAVELIHEAFLKHIVSILSKECPLSFQPSYYSKMFNAMSNANIIAGSISRILTRESLDKSFEQSHFQLLMYKKCKLIYTRTLRKNEFDGIHKFPDLEDSKQKLQVADDEENKQYSESSLLDDSQLLCSSPPVDSTEEARTCNVEEDQDEILSVALVTTDTILSSDNFVNDMLSAAD